ACACAGAACCACACACGGAGCATTGTTTCGATATTGTGCAAGTGTACATATCATTCGAGGAAGAGTAGAAGGAATCAGAATCTTTGAATAAAACCTCAACCAACTAAATCCTTTCGAAGACTTGAACAAAACCTGACCCTATATTCGGTAGTCCTTCAAAGTAGTTACATTGTTGCTGACATTAACTGATTGGTTGCGAATTGTGATGATGATTGCCGTTGCATAAAAGATAAGCCAAGAGAATGCTGTGCGCGCTATAAAATGACAGGTGAGTTGATAAGCTTTTATAAAAGGGTTGTGGGGCTGATTGAGCTGTAGCTTATCTGATCTTATAGATGCATCGCGATGAATCGCACGATTGTTTCTATTTGTACATACTTTGTAGCAATTATGAACTTGTTTCATTTCACCCAATCAAACTTTGTCGGCCAATTGCTTTCATACACTTTATATATGCTGCAACACTGTTtcagttgtttgtgtttatgaTGCCGTCCATTAAGATAGAAGGTTATGTGTTATAAATGTGTTTGGTTAGTAAATAGTTGCCTTTCAAGGGTATTGTATTTTCAATGTGATATCCAGCTTTACAACCATCTTACAAATGATTACTAATTATTGATTAATTCAACTTTGTTAAAACGGtggtaatttttcttttcctcgcACAGGAATCTGGCGTTTGAAACCCCCCCTCATCGTTGACCACCAGCGGGTTATATCGTCTGGCACTTAAACCAttaactctctctctcacgtATACTATTTTCTGCCCCTATCTACGACAatcaaacaggaaaaaaacaccacgaaATGTgtgatggtttcgtttttcagATAAGGTACGTTAGGAATGGTCCCCCCCAATGCCAGGAGATGGGTCCCGGGACGGTTCAGACGGCCgtaaattgtttacaaacaaaatccaATCGAAATCCGGAGAGGGAACGGGAAGAACGGGAGCATCGCATCGGGAAAGACGCCAACAAAGTGTCGGTTGCTTGTGTGGCCACCACACTCGAGGTGCATTTATATGCGCGTCATGTTGTTGTTCGGTTCGGCGTTTGGCCTCAGCGCGCTTTGTGTGGGTGTACACATGTCCACGGTACGGGAAGTGTTTGTGTACGTGCGGCAAGATGGCTCTTGGACCTGATGGCCTTTGCCAGATTCGGCGATTGCTGCTGACGGATCCCGCTGACGGCAAGCAGTGACAGTTGGTTCGAGTGGCCGTAGCAGACGATTAGCTCGAAGAGCACCAGAGTTTAAACGAGCGTGAAGTAGCAAGATATACTCTAAGGTCCATCGTTAGTTAAGTATTTCTTTTAAGTGTGATCTACTGTACAAGTAGTGCAACGAATGATCGTTTCGTGATCGTCGTTACATTGTGGTGGCGTGTTGAAGCATTTTCTTTGCTCCGTCGTTATTTTAATTACCACACAGGACGTTCACCCGGCCCGTGGTCATCGTGTAAAACAGGTGAACTAGCCTTGACCTCAATTAGTGTTAATTTTGTAGGCCACTAGGAGTCGATGGGGTGCGCGTAATCTGTGTGGCATTTGATTAGATACCTCCATTGTCGTTGATAAAACCGCTAGTGAAGATGTcggcacgttttttttttgttccctccCGTCCATTTATTGTTACTTTGTTGgggtgaacaaaacaaataacccCCGTTATCGTGTTATTGTGCGTGCTCTTGGCAGCTTGACATATTAAAGCGAGCCACGCGAACCAAGTCGAAGGTGGCCTACAGCCCGGCTAAAGCATGATACAGCGAACGTGTACCACTCATCCATCATCACCCGTGCCGGAGGTGTGCAGTCCGTTTTCCTTCCTGGCTGATAAGCACATTCGGCTTTTAATTTTGGCAACGAACCGGTTCGTGGCAGATCGCGATGGTCACGCACCGGGCAGCAGCTGCTTCAATGTCCGGGCATTTGTACAGCGATAGCAACGCCCTAGCCAGGAGCACCACCCCTGTCTCTTATCTGTATCAGTGTCGTCGTATTACGGCATCTTAAATCTTCACTAGAGGCGAACCGTTTCCTTTTCCAAAACACGCTTCCTTGTTTCGCTTAACATTTGATCCCAAGTCGTTGTTGgggggttgttgttgatggctCCCGTGATCATCTTTTATGCGTCTTGGGGATAAgcgagcgaaaaataaaaaataaatcccgATAAGCGTATCTCTGCTAGAGCCCGGGCAACGACATGGTAgcaaaattatataattgTTGAACATAGCAAATAAGGTTTAGGAATTGGATGGTGATGGATTGTGTGTCTGTGAACGTTGGTGGTGAGGTAGActgaaagggtttttttttgttcttcaaagGCTGATAAGAGGAATTACAATGAGGGACATTGACATACTTTCTATAGGATTCATCATCTGAACTGCGTGAAAAAATGGTTCTCTTCTTCTGATTCTTTCTGAttcttattttctttgctttttggAAAAAAGCGTAAGAAgtgatatttaaatttttattttttttttcaattgcttCAGTTGAATTATTACGGAAAATGTGTAAAAGGAACCAGAAACATATTTTAGAAATGGTATGGTATGAAAGGTTACAATTTTAGAACACTAGTTATTAGCAACATCAAAAAGAAATTATCGTAATTACGATCATTACCAAAGTATTAGCTGTAAAGAGTTTAAAAACATACAGGAATGTAAATGCATAAGAATATGAGTATATGTTGGTAAATGGttaccaaaacaaaagggTTAAATGTGATATTTAGCAACAAATTTTACACAGATGTAATGAAAAGCCTTATTGCTTTTTCGTGTTACCGCAGATGAAAAGCGATCTCAAGTATTATTATAGCGACGAGAATAATTATTCTCCTGTCCACAAGGAAtaatttcccctttttttaaagttaattttccaatcaaaCCTTCAGCTCTCACCAAGAGCTGCAAACGTGCGAGACGGATAGGTTTGACACCCTTGACACGGAACTTAGGAGGCTATTATTTGTCTGTATATTTACGGATGTTTGGGGTCTCTTGGACCACTTTCATCACTTTTGAAGGCTTTTGAGATGATGGTGTTACAACACGTTGAGTTTCTAAAATTGAGAAGATAGCGATAAGTAATCgctcgttttattttgttatagCTGTTGTTAAGTGATTTGATCtactattattttttcctctgGATGTAGTAATTTTATTGATAAGTTTATATAAGTCAGAAGTCCTGTAGGTATGCAGTTATTTGCAAAACAGCGTTGAATAGTTCAACAAAACGTATAATTGTTTTGCACCGAATGATCGGTAATGTTACATAAAGAGAGCATCGCCCTGGATCGCACAATCGATCCATGAACGCAGTACGGTGGCGTACAATAGCGTTAATCGAAAGGTTTATAATTACCCCGAGTGCTGTAATAGCGAACGGGCCAACAAGTCCGCGGATGCGTTGATACGAGACAGTCATTACATTTGCTTACGCCGGTACACCTTCATCAGCTGATGATGCCTTTGGACGAGTAACTAGTGATAAGGATGACTGTTTGGCATGTGAAGAGGGCGATAGGACAGCTCCATCCGGCACAATGGTTCCCACATTCCCTGGCGGATGAATCCGGTTTTGATTCTGGTTTGCATGAAAGATTTTCCGCATGGTTTTTGGCCTTGTGCTGGTGGGCTGTATGATTAAGCTTTGAAAGAACTTTGCTCTTACCGGCCACGGTACAGTACCAATCATCACCGCGTTTCGGTCCGATAATCGAAAAGAAGCTCCTCCAATGTTTACTTAGACAGTGATCAGTATGCTCACGGCTTCAGTTTATTGTAGAACATCAGCCGGGTAACCACGGTAACATCATCATGAGCAACGTAACCGTACTGGATGGGGGTTTCGCGACGCAGCTGTCAGTGCACGTTGGGAAGGGTATCGACGGTGATCCACTGTGGAGCGCACGGTTCAATGCAACCGATCCGAATGCCGTGTTCAAGACACATTTGGACTTTCTGGAGGCGGGTGCTGAAGCCATCATGACCAACACCTACCAGGCGAGCATCGAAGGATACGTGGAGTATTTGAATCTGAACGAAGATACGAGCCTAAACCTGATGAAGTCGACCGTTCGCGTAGCACAGATGGCACGCAATCACTTCCTGGCGAAGACTTCCGCGGAGGACCGGAGAACGATTCCCCTGCTGGTGGCTTCGATTGGTCCGTACGGGGCGCATTTGCACGATGGATCCGAGTATACGGGTCGTTACTCAACCGAGGTGTCTGCGGATACGATTCAGAAGTGGCATCGTCCGCGTATTGATGCGTGCCTGGAGGCGGGCGTCGATGTGCTCGGTATTGAAACAATCCCCTGTAAGGTATGTAATGTCGTGCGAGTGCCGTCCGTGTCAGACTTCCATTGcattgattaatttattcGTGAATCCCCGTTTTCCTCCAGATGGAAGCGGAAGCACTGCTGGACATGATGTGCGACGAATATCCGACGGTTAGGTTCTGGATCTCGTTCCAGTGCAAGGACAATCAACACCTAGCCAACGGGGAGCTATTTAGCGAAACGGTCAACTCCCTCTGGACAAAGGCGAGATTGAGACGTAACACGAACCTGGTCGCGCTCGGCGTAAACTGTGTTCATCCACAGATCGTAACACCGCTGTTCCGCAGCGTCAACGAGAAGAAACTGCCCGAATCCCGCATTCCCCTCATCGTGTATCCTAACTCTGGTGAAGTCTATACCGTGGAGGATGGGTAAGTATCTCCGAAGGAATTCGCTCACGTTACGTGCGTGTTtcactgttttcttttgcacggTTCACACTTGCAGCTGGCAAGGCAGGGAGGACTGTGTCCCACTGGAACACTACGTGCCACAGTGGATTGACCTGGGTGCACGATTTATTGGCGGATGCTGCCGGACGTACGCACGCGATATCAAGCGCATCAAGCAAACTGTGATCAATCACGCCAACACTAATCATTGCCATTGAATCAGTGGACCAACCCCGCAAATCGGCCGACAAGCAACTACGTGAACTTTAACTCGTACCATGACCCGGTTGTTCTGTTGTTGGCGCAAAGTTTAAAagtttttacgtttttttgttgtttaatatCTATATTTTAACAGTTTATTTTTCGTGCgcgtttaaaaatgttgtgtGATTAATTATGTTAACGTGTTTGTTCTTGTAATGTACGCGGTGCGTGCACCAGttgataatgaaataaatatgacGACAATATAAGCAAAGCGCTTCCAAGAAACTCCTCTACTCTTGTGCCGTCCTCACCACGTGGTCACCGTCAAGATGTTTGCATCGCCAAACAGCTCTACTAGCACGTGGTGGGGTCAGCATTGTCTGGAACTGGTGTCCATAGAGGACTTCCAGTCGTAACATATATGCAGCACTTCGTGCCTTGTATTTCCGCCTCCAGATTTCGCGGCTTAAGTTAGTATCCTCTGTTGCGATCGTACTaagaactcctctactacctcgagatcTTCGCTACCAACTGATATTCTGCTCCCAAGATGGGAACTATGAAGATCAGAGATTCCGGCATGGGTACTACATTGATCCTTAAGGCCTCGCGTTTTATTCGGGTGTACTGTTCGCAACCGGGGGCAGGTGTACGtctgatgttgttgatgtcaTCCGCTAAGTCATCGAATTGGAGAGAACAGAATCCCAGAGATATTTCGATACGCAGAAAAAGCCAACAGACAAAGTGCatttaatgttgttgttttacataaatgtttgctttattttgtttcactttctctTAACCCTTCTATGATACAGACCATATCGATAAACTGTGTTCGTACATTGCTGTCGATTTCCAGCCCAACCCACCGCGCACATCTATCGCGGTACGAATCTATCTATTCACATGTCGGGTTTTAGAACCGCTTTTCGTGATACATTTCCtcatgtgttgtgtgtgtgtgtgtgtttgtgagttttctttttattgttttaattttgttcgcTTAAGTAAGGATTGAGTGGTATGCGGTAAGAGTGCAGCTGGGCGCCTATTCACACGTTCGAGCACTTTTGAACGGATGTAATGTTGCAATAGGAAGGAAATTAACGGTGCAACGTAATACACTTTTTACCGCTGGGTTTGGGTGGTTAATTAAAACCGGCACCGTTCGTTGCTATTCAAATAGTTCGCCATGATAGCGCGACTATTCCTATTAAAAAGCACCGGAACTTACTTTTTCTCACCCAAAAATGAACTCAactcgtgtgtgtgtaatttgtgtgtgtgtggagttgCATCTGAACACCCCCAACCCAATGAGACTCCAATTTCCCACTTTTACCACACTGTCGATCGGATTGtaataagtgtgtgtgtgtttgtgtgtgtttatgagAAAGCGCTCCATTACACACCTGGGTGTAAAGTGTGATGACAAACGAAGCAGCCCATGGAAATTCCATCAACTGATTCCAGCCGTAACAAACGATACTTTTAATCCCATCGAACGTACCATTTCGCAACACGATGCAGTGCAATGTGCAAACACACCTTAAATCTGTTTATGCTATAGATAACCCCAGTTTGCGGTTGTAAGATGTGCGTtggtttgcttcctttttctaGCTCTTGTTGTAAATACTTGTTGTGTGCCAGTACTGCTAAAGGTATCCAGTTGTTTTGTTAAGACATTTTGATTATAGGTTCAAGTTCTgtgtcgatgtgtgtgtgtttgtgtgtttctatCCCCTTTTCCCGCTACatttgatttgtatttgtCGGACTTAGTTTGGGACTGTTTTGTGGAGATCGTTCCGCGCCCATACACGATCATTCGTTTCTGCTTCGCCATCACCCCGTTAGGACACCGAGGAATGTTTCTTCtgtgtgttctgttttgttgaagatatggtgtgtgtgtgtgtatgtgtattttttgttgttgtggataAAGATAAAATATGTATAGATTTGTGGGGGATTTATTACTTCCTTctcgttttgtgtgtggaagtgTTTCAAATAACACGCTTAAGCGTATTAGTGGCGTTTGGGCACACTATGTTCGCTTTAATACACATTACACACTAATTGAAGAGAGCGAAAGGAAGGACACACCGGCGTGCTTGTTCGTGTCTCTTCGAACGCAATAATGTgaagcaatttttttgtttttacatgcCGCTTCGCTCAACTGAGTCCCGTCATCCTTTGCTCGGGAGTGTTTTGTATATTTAGGATATATTTGTTAGTAGTCTGATATCTTTCTGTAGCTGATATGGTTTTCCGTTCAAGGAGCAATGAATGAATGCGTAAGCCGTTCGTAGTTGGATTCATTTGACCGGGAGCGAAAACGGTTTATGGGAAGCATTTGTCTGTAGTTTGTTTAAAGTTTGCAAAAGTAGAGAATGTATTACTTGTGACGCTTCTCGGCTGGATAAATCCATCCTTCCAACTCCAAACATTTACATGCGATTCTTTcctattttttgttataattttccCTTAAATCACCATCATAGATGATGCAACATGGATTTTTGTCCTGCAATTTTGCAACCATTCATCTGAATGCACTACATCGTCGATGAGCCATTCAACTTGTTCACCCTCGAGCAACAAAAGGGAAACTGCACCAGAGGGGGGAGGTTTTGTCGGAGTTTGTTCGAGCAGAAATTCTCTTGACCCTTGAATGCCAACGCCTTTAACTCATTTTACTCTTAGTTGTtatgtgtggtttgttttctttttttcggtgtgtgtgtgtgtgtgtgtgagtgcaacAAAACTTACGTCCTTCTGTTCAGTTCTCTAAACACACATCCCTctgcttttttccccttcaCCCGAAAGGACCTTACTTACTGATGGCCGTGGGTAATCTTACACTCCTGTTTGCAACCAACCAAGACGCTCTTACGCTCTTTACAAATGGTGAGTAGCTACattagtgtgtttgtgtggcacTAGTCATGAAGATACTAATAGAATGCCCGGCAGGCGGATACGCCACCTCGCAACGCCCGTACACACCCTCTGTACACAGCAAGGGATCTGTACGGTTGCGGCTCCGAGCATCATAAAACCTGTTctgtgtttgatgtttgatccTGTTAAACTTGTACTTTTATAAATATGTATAAGTAgattttgcatgtttttttttttttttgttttaatattgtttctCCACTTCACTCTTGTACTCGTCCAATGTGGGGGAACTTCAATGTGGAGTGCCCACGCGCGCTCTGATCTGCGTTCTGACAATGGATTATTCCGGGGATTCCACCGATTTGACCGATTTGATGCATCCGATCCTTACCGACCGGGCCTGTgcctgtgtgtctgtgttgcgCTACTCGACAAGAAGGtctgttatttgttttgtttatttttgtttcgttatcaCAAGGACTCTCACACGCAACGGCtctgttttgttgggttttgctCGGTGCGTTTGCTGTGGAAATTCTTAGACGACGCTTCGGTACACGTCTGCGCGTCCCTCCATCGTTCGCAACGTGCAGCTAAGGAGGGTGGAATTATTGTAGAATACACGGGGGTAGAGGAGAACGGCGGTTGCCTCTAGGACTGTTGTTGGGCTTAAATCTCCTCGTAGCTTCGACACTGTGGCACCGGACCGGACCAGTCGCCTTCGGGCGTACAGCGGGGACGCTCGGGCGGGCCACCGTTCGCACCGTGCTCGACAAAACCCGGCCGACACTGGACGGTCAGGTAGTCCCCCGGATCGTAGTGGAACTTCAGCGGTGCAATCAAACCGTTCGGTGGATCACCGGGATACGGACACTGTGCTTTACCTGCCATCGATGCGGTTCGTTAAAATGGCGCAGAGAAAGGATGAAAGAAAGAGACAAATCGATCATTAGTTTTGTGAACAGTTCACAGGTTCGATGCTGGCGCAAGAGTAAGCGTAACCGATGCAGCTTTTGTGACGCAATGGTGTGTTCTGGACTGTGAGAAAATAACCAGAGTATGGCACATGCAACATGATTTGTGATCATTACATCCAACATCCCTTCAGAATCAATGAACGATCGATTAATCCTTTCCCCGTGTGGTTGCAAAGGGACTTCAAGGGAGGGCTCATGAAATGGATTTTCCAATTGATGCTCTGAAGAAATGGTACTGAACTGAAGTTAACATTTAAAGAATGGGTGCTGATTGTACAGTCTTTTAATTGTCATAAAACTTATGAAACTTACGAAActgaaaaagaaatcatttacTATGCGCTGCTGGAACGATAACGATTCGACGATCCGCAACTAAATTTGTATCTGTACAGTAAATTTGACCGTTCGAAGCTAGTGAATCATAAGATGTGGGTTTAGAGCTGGTAGAGATCTTTTAAATATTGAGAAACATCAATTGTAGAGCGAAATAGTGTTTTTAAGACTCAAATTTGACtatcaaaaatatatttaaaataaatgctttAAATGATGAATATTCAAAGGTTCGACTCTTCTGGATTACCTGTATTATcagggttatttttttttataaaatacctactaccaaaccaaaaaatataATGGACGAAATATCAACCATGAATGTACGAGACTGC
This Anopheles marshallii chromosome 3, idAnoMarsDA_429_01, whole genome shotgun sequence DNA region includes the following protein-coding sequences:
- the LOC128712082 gene encoding uncharacterized protein LOC128712082; this translates as MSNVTVLDGGFATQLSVHVGKGIDGDPLWSARFNATDPNAVFKTHLDFLEAGAEAIMTNTYQASIEGYVEYLNLNEDTSLNLMKSTVRVAQMARNHFLAKTSAEDRRTIPLLVASIGPYGAHLHDGSEYTGRYSTEVSADTIQKWHRPRIDACLEAGVDVLGIETIPCKMEAEALLDMMCDEYPTVRFWISFQCKDNQHLANGELFSETVNSLWTKARLRRNTNLVALGVNCVHPQIVTPLFRSVNEKKLPESRIPLIVYPNSGEVYTVEDGWQGREDCVPLEHYVPQWIDLGARFIGGCCRTYARDIKRIKQTVINHANTNHCH